The genomic stretch aaatattattaaggtagttagtttttattttttaaacaaaatacataaaagatattttaagaaaaaactTTATTAACAAATATTCGTAATATTAAAATAGGGTGTTtacttatataatagtataaattaatgattttttgatattaaatttattcaaatatctattaataatatataataaataattaaaaaaataaaagatagagATAATAGAAAGAAGCAGCCCCTCTCATCCATTAGATGAGTGgggattatttaaatttaaaaaaaaaaacaactctCGTAGATGAATAAggttatttaaattgaaaaataatatatattttttcgttttattaaaatttaaaaaattatctcatcttcaaaactaacattttttattcaattattggTTTATAAAAAAGCCCCACAAAAAGTTATATAGcgacaaattaatttaatttatttttttagcaaataaataaaggaaaaaacaaaaaatgacgCAATATTTATTGTTCTAAATTAATGTTTATTGTTGTAAagtaatatttcatttatttggaCAGGACAATGATTTTAAGGGCGAAACACCCAAAGGCAAAGAGCGTACTGGCAAAAGGAAGCTTCCCAACAAATTGACATCTGATACCTCGAACAATGTTTCCCTCTCCCTCGCTTCCCTAAGATAAATGTTATTCGTTGAGTGCAGCGCAGGAGAAAGTTGAGGAGATTCCGGAGCAGACCCAGAGAAGCAATGAGTCAAGTTCACCACACCAGACATCAGTCCCCCTACcctcctccttctcctcctcAAGGCAAGCAAGATTTTTTCCCATTTCCGATTCAACTGTCCAACTTTTATAGTTGTTGTTTCCACGCCCCAAGACGACACGCCGATTGATTTCCGCCATGACTCTGTGGTCTTGGTTTTCAGGGTTCGGCCCAGGTCCGGCGGCGCCTCCTCCGTCGTATGGAGGCTAtgctccgccgccgccgccgcccccAGGGCCTCAAAGCTACCAAGGTTACTTTGATAGCTActctccgccgccgccgccgccgccgccgccacatGCGtatcaccaccaccaccatcgaCAGGAGCCGCTGTGCTTCTCGTTCTTGAAAGGCTGGTAATTTGTCTTTCCTTCAATTACAGAACTTTTTTTGGCTTGGCTTGCTTGATTATATTCTGATGGTATTTGTTTTATATTCTGATAATTTATGATTGgagtttgtgtgttttttttttcttttcagtttttGTGCGTTTGAGCACGAGATAATATCTGATattatcttaaataattttgtgattttCGTATGTGATAATATCCAATAATTTTGCTCGACTACcgtatcatttatttattttttttgctaaatatttCATGGTATCTTTTATGAGTACAAGGTACAGTCAAATCAATCAAGTACATAAATAGCTCAATAGAATACAATCCATGAAGCCTCAAATTATAAATCACAGAAATTACAGattacaaataatcaaatttacatCAAACAAAGGAAAGTTAGGAAACCAAcattaagttgaaaaattccTACAGATGGCAGGACTTGAACATGGAACCTAAGGGTTCCCAGGACTTGTGTGTTGCCACCAAACTTTTTATGATTAGTTATTGGTTATTGATTTGGGTCCTGCATGCTGCACGCTTGAGTTTAATTATGTTATGGCTTGAAACTGTAATATTAATGTGAAGTACTTTTTTTTGGTGACAAATAAGAATTATTTCTCTTAATGTATAATAGAGTTTTgttattgattattgatttgggTCCTGTATGCTGCACACATGAGTTTATTCTAAATTATGGTTGAAACTGTAATACTATGATGAagtattttctcttttatttgggAGAGTAGGAGATGGAAACTAATGTGAAATACTGTATAATGTTATCTTTTTTGTGTGGAAGTAGTGAAAAGAATGGATGGAacagaaaatatattaaatgactaataaaaattatttctcttaaatcttaatGGTAAATTTACCTTTTTAAATCAAaggtaaatttaaatttttataaatttattaaggtTTAGGCTCAGAATGGTCTTTGGTAGcaatcataaaattgttcatttgTGATTGCTAGGCCATTGGTTCTTTGGAATGGTAAGCAAAGGAAATGTTATGTACAGAAAAACCGTCCCTCTACCTGCACAAAGCAGGGACCCTTTTATGCTGGAACttccttttttttatgttaaggttaatgttgtcaacatatatatatatatatatatatacataaagatTTCTATTCATTTTCATTCCATCTATTCTCCTCTAAATGAGGGGAATAAGAAGAGTTGTCATCTATTTTCATTCAATTGTGGTAGAACCTCTTCACCCATGTCCATATCCATCCATCCCTGTCTACCGAATGCCCTAAAAGGTTGTTaatagttttttatattttcttgcattCTTTGCTTCCTTGGTActatatcatatatacatatatataagggCACTTTGTGCAACAAAAGACATGAGATTGTAACCTTTTGACCAAGTGCAGAAGTGGAAGTGTAGAAATTAATAGCAAAACAGTAGCCAAACTAAAGTATAATTGAAGCTAGAATGAAAATAATTGGCCTCTAATTTGTAAAACTGAACAAGACAACTACTTGTAACTAATTCCAAGAGACTATTTATGGTTACAACAGATACAAAATCCCAGTTTTTGATTTCTAGATAACCCAtctaatctcatccatccaagCTCATCAAAATGGGCAAACATATTGCTGACCagaaactaacacaaaataatgtagaaatatacaacaaaacaacaataacaagttAACAACTACAACTGCAACAACAACAtgccaagcctttatcccaccatGTGGGGTCTCTGTCCATGAATTTTACCTTTCTATTATTTCATAATGTAGAAacatattcttaaatttttgagaaatagaagaaataaaactGTATCGTATTTTTTACATGTGTGGTACAACCCCATTTATAGGGTTAGTAATTTACACCATAGGAAAGATTACATTTGTGCTAAACTAGGAAAGATAGGTTGTACAGGAAATAATAGGAAATGCTGACTACACAAAAAATAGGAAAGTATTCAAAAAAGATAAGCTGGTAATTATCCCTTAAAATCAGTTTCTAAACTAGGGATGATTTGGCCAATCAATCTCGCAAATTAAGGAATGATTCCAGTAAAACATTCCTTATCTTTTTGGCCAGGaatcaacactccccctcaagttgctGAATGAATGTTTTTCATTCCTAGCTTGCACAATAACTCCTCAAATCTTCTTGTAGGCAGTCCCTTTGTTAATACATCAGCCAACTAGTTTTTGGATGGGACAAAAGGAATACAAATTAGTCTAGCTTCTAGCTTCTTTGTTTTAAAATGTCGATCTATCTCGACATGTTTTGTTCTATCATGTTGCACTGGATTATGTGCGATATTGATAGTTGACTTATTGTCAAAAAACAGCTTGGCTGGTCCATTATCAGCAAGCCTTAGGTTATCCAAAAAAATCTTCAGCCATAATAATTCACATAGTCCAATAACTCGAATTTTTCCTTAGTATTGGACTTGACAACTATGTTATGCTTTTTACTTCTCAAAGACACTAGATTCTCTCTTAGAAACACACAATAACTAGTCGTAGATTGCCTATCAACCAGAGGACCTACATAGTCTGCTTCTGTGTAGCTTCCAATAGCTAGGTCATTCCCTGATCTGAATAGAATTCCTTTCCCAGGTGTGGACTTTAGATAACATAGAATTCTTTTGATTGTCTGCATGTGTTGTTCAGTTGGATTGTGCAAAAACTGACTGACTAGGTTGACAGCGAATGCAATGTTAGGTCTAGAATGAGATAGGTATATTAGGCAACTAATCAACCTTTGATACCTTCCTTTGTCTTCTAGCTAATAGTTAGGATTGTCACCAAGTTTGAGATTTGGTTCCACTAGTGTGTTGGTTGTTTTTCTGACGTAGCATGTAGCGTGTGTGTGAAGAAAagacaccaaaataaaccctcgaaagaacaaacttcaatgaccgaaacttggctttcaagaagatgcaaaaacaagactgttttgctataaaaacccaaataggttgctgaaatttgattaagaaaaacttgattacaaactctagatctagacatatttatagtatttgggtAATTCAAATccatataatatttgtaaacaaaatccaactagaattctaatagaaataaatcctaaataaaagtccacttgacgcagcgtgtagcgcgtgtgtgaaaaaatacaccaaaataaaccctcgaaagaacaaacttcaatggtcgaagcttggctttcaagaagatgcaaaaacaaTACTGTTTTGTTATGAAAACCCAAATacgttgctgaaatttgattgagaaaaacttgattacaaactctagatcttaggcatatttatagtatttggctaatccaaatccatttaatatttgtaaacaaaatccaactagaattctaataaaaataaatcctaaataaaagtcaactagaatcctaaaaaaagtaaaaccctaatcaaacatgaaatagaatcataaatcaagtaaaaacatgaaataaaatcctaaatcaagtaaaaatataaagtagaatcctaaatcaagtagaattctaaaacttaagaagtattaaaataatattatggcactactattttggtgatactgttctgGTTTGGTTGGGtcagccttgggccgagtcttgattggtgaccgcatcattttCCACCTAACAGCTCGGTTTCTTTCAATAAATTAATGATATACTTCCTTTGGGAAATGAAGATTCCTTCTTTAGAGTAGGCTACttctattcccaaaaaatacttgaaTTTACCAAGatccttaatctcaaattctcttGCAAGCTTTCTTTTAGCTGTTGTTGCTCCACAACATCATTTCTAGTCACTATGATAACATCCACATACACAAGCAGAGTTGTAACCTTCCCCTCTATTGAATGTTTAATAAAGAGGGTATAATCTCCCCTATTTTGTCGGTATCCCATCTATCTCATAGCTTTAGAAAATTTGTTAATCCATGCTCTAGGAGACTGCTTAAACCCATAGAGAGCCTTTTTTAGTCTGCACACCTTGCATGAAACTTCTTTATTAAACCCTGGTGGTGGCTCCATAAAAACTTCCTCCTCTAAATCGCCATGGaggaaggcattttttacattaaaCTGCTGTAACTACCAACCACAACATGCAGTCAATGATAAGAGAATCCAGGCAGTTGTCATCTTTGCCACTAGTGCAAAGGTCTCCTAATAATCTATTCCACATGTTTGTGTGTACCCCTTAGCAACCAACTATGCCTTATATCTCTCCAATGTGCCCTATGCcttatattttaagttaaacacccatttgcagcccATAGGTTAAACTCCCTTTGGTTTAGGCACTATATCCCAAGTTTGGTTCTTTTCCAAAGCTCTCATCTCTTTGTCATGAGAATTGCCATgtggttttttaaattttgctttAATTTGTGCTGTTACGAGTTTGTTACATCTAAGGGATAACCATGTGCAAGTGGTTACAACCATAGAAGAGTGTAGATGCTGGTTGTTATAACCATAGAAAGCTATAGAAGATGCCTTGGCAGGGATCCCCCCTTCTGGCAACTTGTATAAAACCCCCATTGATCCTCTCGATTGGGGCATTGAGGAATTAATGAGAATTTCCATCTTCCCCTcctttaatctctctctctctctttctctttcattGTCACTCAAATTCTTTGACCTACTTCTCTGTTATGCTTCTTGTGTCTTCTTAATTCACATCGAATTAGGAGGAATTCATTGTTAGGCTTAGGTTGTGAcaattttggtattagagcacgGTTCTCAGTCTTAATCCTTGAAGATCGAGATCAATGGAAGAAGGGACTCGTATGAAAAACTTCGAGTTGCAGTTGCAACACTTCAACTCGACTATGACTGAATTCTAGAACATAATCGACTTGTTGGAGATCACATCTACTCAGAATCATGAGGCGATCATGGCGATGGATCGCAAGCTGGAAAGTTCCTTGGAAGGATTGGAATGGAGGTTGGATGGGGCCATCTCACAGATTCGGGAGGAGATGGGAGTACAATTCAGGGACCAGCTACAGAAGCTCATGGTGATGTTCACTCGCCAGAACTCGGTAAAATTTTCTTCCGAttttcctcctagggagagaATATAGCCTATCTTACATGGACATAGAATGAACACCCTGGGGAGGAAGGACCTCTGAAATTGAGGTGGATCCGGGGCAGGAAGGAGAGGCAGTGATGGATAGGAGACAGGAGGGTCATGCCATCCATAATCAACTGGGCTTTCCTATGCCCTGGATGGAGATCCTAGTGTTTGAAGGGATCAATCCTAGATGGTGGTTAAGAAAATGTGAACGGTTGCTTAATTGGTATAACATACCCGAAGGGCAGAGGGTAGCCTTTGCCACGACATACCTTAACGATTCAGGGGATGCTTGGTTTCAAGGGTGGTCCAGAGTAAGAGGAGATTGTACTTGGGAGGAGTTTGCTGAAAAACTTCGTGAACGATTTGTTGAGAGAAGTATGATGGATGTGATAAAGGAATTGTTGTGAGGCTGAGCTACCGAGCTGATGAGGCCGAGTTGCAGAGCTGATGGAAGGTCGAGCTGCCGAGCAAATGACCGAGTTGCCGAGCTACTACACTCGTTATCATCTGATTTATCCTCTGcgatttatcttgatttatattgctattatatcttatctttcatttttattagatttgtttgtatttaaagttgttgtaatctagtcctaaaaagtaggaatctaatctctaaaatttaggagaattcttaggatccactatgtatatatttgtggcatTCTTAAGGGAATAATGGACGGAGCATTATtctttcaaaagaagatttcttcatggtatcagagcctgctCTTCGATCCTAAAGCAGCCTCTATTCTATTTTTTCGTCCACACCATTTTGCTTCATCaattagttttatttgtttctttcgTCTACACCTTGTTTCATCAATGGCGAATACTCAACCTAATCCCACTCTAACCGAAAACTTCAGCCACAAGTTCTCCAAATTTATCCAGCAACTCAATTGATCATCTTCCTATACAGATTACTCACCATAAGTTGAATGGGAGTAACTTTAGGGAATGGTTTCAGTCAGTTATGCTTGGTGATCAAGGGAAAAGGCAAGGCTGGTTACTTAACAGGCTCTACTCCTTCTCCATTGAGCACAGTAGTCACATATGGTACCTGGGAAGTCGAGAATTCCACCATAATGGCCTGGCTGATCAATTTGATGGAGCCTAGAATAGGAAGAACTTACCTATTCTATAAAACCGCAAAGGAGATATGGGATTCGGTCCAAGACATGTACTTAGATTTGGAGAACTCATCTCAATACTTTGAGATCAGATCTGCCATTAGACTACACGACAGGTAATCTAAATATTATAGATTACTTTAATGTTTTGGTTGAACTTTGGCATGAGATGGAACTGTTTTACACCATTAATTGGGAATGTTCTGCGGATAGTATAAAATATAGTAAGATGATTGAGAATGATCGGgtgtttgattttctacatggCTTTAACCATGATTTGGATGAAGTAAGAGGCAGAATTTTAAGTACAAAACCTCTGCCTTCACTTCGAGAAGTTTTTGCTGAGGTTCGGAGGGAGGAAAGTCGAAGAAAGGTAATGCTAAATCAGCAAGGTGAGTCCCCTTTAACTCACCAAAATTCTGCTTTAGCAAGTTTTAAACAAGAAGAGAGTCAACCAAGGAATCTAGGACGAGAGAAgcagtggtgtgaccactgtaaaaggccatatcataccaaataaacatgttggaaaattcatggGAAACCAGCTAACTGGAAGCCAAGAGGAAAAAAGGAGAGTGGAAGTACTGCCTACATAGTTGATGCACCAAAGGAGCAAGAAGTAGTACCAGCCTTAACCTGTCAGAGGAGCAGATTCAGACCTTGTATAAGCTGCTGAATCAAGGTATATCCTCTCCAAGCCCTCCTATGGCAGCTACTGCTTTACAAGGTAATCTCCATTACTCTCTAAGTTCCAGCAAACTCTCTAAGAATACATGGAATAGTAGATATGGGTGCTTTTGACCATATGATATGTTCAGCCTGTTCAATGACAGAATACACCCCTTGTGACAAATCTATAAACATTTCAATGGCTGTGGTACCACCTCTCCAGCCAAAGGGTATGGAACAGTTTGTATTTCTGGTTTAAAACTTAAATCAGTTTTACATGTTCTTGGTTTAAGATGCAATTCATTGTCAGTCCATAAGATTACTCAGGATATGAATtgttgtgtgacattctttccTTCATATTGCTTATTTCAGGACCAAGTATCGAGGAGGACGATTGGCAATGCTAGAGCTAAGGATGGGCTTTCTTATTTGGCAGAGGATAGGATTTTTTCTTCTACAAATAAGGTTGTTTTGACAGCCACAACCAATGCCAAGATTTTGTTGTGGCATAATCATTTAGGTCATCCAAGTTCACAACAAAATCGTTTAGGTCACTCAAGTTtccttatcttaaatttttgtatccgcattttttcatcaataaaaatcaaactttctCATGTGAACAGTGTACCATTGCCAAACAGTCTCGTTCTTCTCATCCAATTCAATCCTATAAGCCATCTAAACCATTCCATTtagttcatagtgatatttgagGACCTATCTAAAACCTCTAATATTTTTGGTTCTTAGTGGtttataacctttattgatgatcattctaggGCATGTTGGGTGTACCTTATGAGGGAAAAATCTGAAGCTTGcaacatttttaagaaatttcacaAACTCATCTTAAACATGTCTCAAACTTCTATCCAAATTCTTCGTACTGATAATGGTCTAGAATATTTCTCTCATGACCTTACTAATTATCTATCCGAACATGGTGTGGCGGAAAGAAAAAATTGCCATTTTCTAGAAGTGGCTCGCGCTATGATGTTCACCACCCATGTCCCACATTTCTATTGGGGGTAAGCAGTCCTTACAGCTACATATTTGATCAATAGACTTCCCTCAAAGACCCTAAATTTTCAGACCCCTCTTGCTGTCCTTTGTTCTCTCTACCCAACTGTTAGCCACTTACATTCTCTTCCTCAAAAATTTTCGGCTGCAGTGTGTTTGTTCACAATAATCAGCTTTACCGTACAAAGTTGGACCCCAAGGCCCTTAAATGTATCTTTATTGGGTACTCTCTCCCTCccaaaaaggttacaaatgcTATAACCCACACAAAAGACAAGTCTTGGTCTCCATAGATGTCACATTCTATGAAGACCAATCATTTTACCCCTCACCAGTTTCAGTTGCTGCATCTCCATCCCTCTCGGATTCTAATCctatttcctttccttctcttgATGCTCCTTTGCCCTTATgctctcaagggggagaatttCTGGCCTCTTCACCTGTTAGGCCTTCAAGTTCCAATAGCATAAGGGCAGATCCTTCAAGCTCTTCTCCTATTTCTCCTAATCCATCTTCTCAGCCAGAAACTACAGCTGAATCTCATGTTCCAACTCCATATTCAGCTACTAAGAATTCTTTGCAAGTGTATTCTAGACGTTCAAAGGCCCATCCTGAGGGACAACAAAACCAATCATCACTTCTAGATGTTGGTCTATCAGAAAACAACATTGAGAATGAGTCTACCAGCAGGGataatttggattgggcta from Diospyros lotus cultivar Yz01 chromosome 9, ASM1463336v1, whole genome shotgun sequence encodes the following:
- the LOC127810226 gene encoding protein CYSTEINE-RICH TRANSMEMBRANE MODULE 11-like, which gives rise to MSQVHHTRHQSPYPPPSPPQGFGPGPAAPPPSYGGYAPPPPPPPGPQSYQGYFDSYSPPPPPPPPPHAYHHHHHRQEPLCFSFLKGCLATLCCCCILEECCCF